From a single Silene latifolia isolate original U9 population chromosome 6, ASM4854445v1, whole genome shotgun sequence genomic region:
- the LOC141588482 gene encoding uncharacterized protein LOC141588482: protein MRRKYRSNEIQKRSGRKQEAVILLDPNRTEKSHVRVGRGLVENKSAAAETVVHGEKLLPNHRIVEITTVFPGHENFQLPVPVRDDITILGDALGSFIQWPETHIYLAKISPPPQQRKAVGGTKKTALADKPKSTDMPTTSTSQQLDEGTKKTDKPKSPVLPATTTSSLKEQVDEVFN from the exons atgagaaggaagtatcggtcaaacGAGATTCAGAAAAGAtcgg gccgtaaacaagaggccgttATTCTTCTTGACCCTAATAGAACCGAAAAgtcacatgtgcgtgttggccggggtctcgtagaaaacaaatctgcagcagcggaaactgtagttcatggcgaaaaacttttgccgaatcatagaatagtagagataactacagtctttccaggccatgaaaactttcaactgcctgtcccagttcgtgacgacattaccattctgggagatgcgcttggaagtttcatccaatggcctgaaactcacatctacttggcgaagatatctccgccgcctcagcagcggaaagcagttggg ggaacaaaaaagacggctttggcggataagcctaagtccacagacatgccaacgacctcgacttcacaacaacttgatgag gggacaaaaaagactgataagcctaagtccccagtcttacctgctactactacctcatcattgaaagagcaggttgacgaggtatttaattaa
- the LOC141588481 gene encoding uncharacterized protein LOC141588481 — protein MEKKDTIWVQWVECNYLKGQQWTDYFPSPNSSWVWRRICRVKHEIAHGYTDGIWHQQEGFSSARCYDWLKGQAPKMLWEKVVWTGWSLPKHNFLGWLWAHGALQTKSKLLNYGVVDEDTCQLCGMGSESQEHLFFDCPYSRRVIQQVKQSSRLDISTTNALEWCVNMQGSAVQKGVQYAMVVSAVYVIWQQRNTCRQEMVLARPEWLAKRILNDMKARIRERDKSHLSIFDVEWLESKNLM, from the coding sequence ATGGAGAAAAAGGACACAATTTGGGTTCAATGGGTGGAATGCAATTATCTTAAGGGGCAGCAATGGACGGACTATTTTCCTAGTCCTAATTCTAGCTGGGTGTGGAGGAGAATTTGCAGGGTTAAACATGAAATAGCCCATGGATATACTGATGGTATCTGGCACCAGCAGGAGGGGTTCTCTTCCGCCAGATGCTATGACTGGTTGAAGGGGCAGGCTCCAAAAATGTTGTGGGAGAAGGTAGTCTGGACGGGGTGGAGTCTTCCCAAACACAACTTCCTGGGGTGGTTATGGGCACATGGGGCATTGCAGACAAAGAGTAAATTGCTGAACTATGGGGTGGTAGATGAAGATACATGTCAGCTCTGTGGAATGGGAAGTGAAAGCCAGGAACATCTCTTTTTTGATTGCCCTTACAGCAGACGAGTAATACAACAGGTTAAGCAGTCCAGTAGGTTGGATATCTCTACAACAAATGCACTAGAATGGTGTGTGAACATGCAAGGGTCTGCAGTGCAAAAGGGGGTGCAGTATGCTATGGTGGTCAGTGCAGTGTATGTGATATGGCAGCAGCGTAATACTTGCAGACAAGAGATGGTTCTAGCTCGTCCTGAATGGCTAGCAAAAAGAATTCTAAATGATATGAAAGCTAGGAtaagggagagagataagagtCATTTAAGCATTTTTGATGTTGAATGGTTAGAGAGCAAGAATCTTATGTAA